The following are encoded together in the Pedobacter steynii genome:
- a CDS encoding hydroxymethylpyrimidine/phosphomethylpyrimidine kinase has translation MSSQRPYVISIAGFDPTAGAGVLSDLKCFEALGVYGFGICSALTVQTDSEFLKNDWLDAGQIIDQFQPLMKKFPVGLAKIGLIKDLDTLEEVCLILKSMNPEVKIVVDPILKASAGYKFHEWNLAPEKLNKVLKQLYLITPNFQEMESLAGAQESDESGRPDVHQLCRSWSETCAVLLKGGHNPDAPGTDYLYRKKGQLELKPGVSEIFQKHGSGCVLSAAITAALARGNSLEESCLQGKKYIEHFLNSNTSLLGYHSS, from the coding sequence ATGTCATCACAAAGACCCTACGTAATCAGCATTGCCGGCTTCGACCCTACGGCCGGTGCAGGAGTGTTGTCGGACCTGAAATGTTTCGAAGCACTGGGCGTGTACGGCTTCGGCATCTGCTCTGCCCTGACGGTTCAGACGGACTCGGAGTTTTTAAAAAACGACTGGCTGGATGCCGGGCAGATCATCGATCAGTTCCAGCCCCTGATGAAAAAGTTTCCGGTTGGCCTGGCTAAAATCGGACTGATCAAAGACCTGGATACCCTGGAAGAAGTCTGCCTTATTTTGAAATCAATGAACCCAGAGGTTAAAATTGTCGTAGATCCCATTTTAAAGGCCAGTGCAGGATATAAATTCCATGAATGGAACCTAGCGCCGGAAAAATTAAATAAGGTCTTAAAACAGCTTTATTTGATTACACCCAATTTTCAGGAAATGGAAAGCCTGGCTGGCGCACAGGAAAGCGATGAGAGCGGCCGGCCGGATGTCCATCAGCTTTGCCGGTCCTGGTCTGAAACCTGTGCCGTACTGCTCAAAGGCGGACACAATCCGGATGCCCCTGGTACGGATTACCTGTACCGGAAAAAAGGACAGCTGGAGCTCAAGCCAGGAGTATCGGAAATCTTTCAGAAACACGGTTCCGGTTGCGTGCTTTCGGCAGCCATCACCGCAGCACTGGCCAGGGGAAATTCCTTGGAAGAATCCTGCCTTCAGGGCAAGAAATATATCGAACATTTTTTAAACAGTAACACGAGCCTTCTGGGCTACCATTCCTCATGA
- a CDS encoding thiamine phosphate synthase, protein MELIVISKPDFFKGEALLINQLFESGMQRFHLRKEGSERRGYEQLLGNIKPEYLERVALHQFHEIAPDFGIQRLHFPEAKRKIGAHLPFSQSKYLTLSTSIHQTEQLTELENFKYTFYGPVFQSISKKDYPGTVDSDFRLPPVPGLKVIALGGIDQEKTTLLKKMNFDGIAILGCLWNEPEQALKTFKKILEKCHHKDPT, encoded by the coding sequence ATGGAACTGATCGTAATTTCGAAACCCGATTTTTTTAAAGGAGAGGCCTTGCTGATCAACCAGCTCTTTGAGTCGGGAATGCAACGTTTTCATTTGAGAAAAGAAGGCTCGGAAAGACGAGGGTATGAACAACTGCTGGGCAATATCAAACCGGAATACCTGGAGCGTGTTGCCCTACACCAGTTCCATGAAATAGCTCCGGACTTTGGCATCCAAAGGTTACATTTTCCGGAAGCAAAAAGAAAGATAGGAGCACACCTCCCCTTCAGCCAATCGAAATACCTCACTTTAAGTACTTCTATACATCAAACCGAACAATTAACTGAATTAGAAAATTTTAAATATACTTTCTATGGCCCCGTATTCCAGAGCATCTCTAAAAAGGACTATCCGGGAACAGTGGATTCAGACTTCCGTTTGCCTCCTGTTCCCGGGTTAAAGGTGATCGCACTGGGAGGTATCGACCAGGAAAAAACAACGCTGCTGAAGAAGATGAATTTCGATGGCATCGCCATTTTAGGCTGCCTTTGGAATGAACCGGAACAGGCCTTGAAAACTTTTAAAAAGATCTTAGAAAAATGTCATCACAAAGACCCTACGTAA